TAAGCCTGATTGGATCATTTTTGATTTTTCTTCTAATGCTAATCAAGTACATTTATCCACTAAAAATATTAAACACGGTTTAAAAATAGCAAATAGTATTGTCAGCCTTTATTTTGCTCTTGAATGCTCTTTTGTCAGTTTACATAGCCAAAACACAGTGGCACAAGTACGTACCTTCCTATGTTCATGTATACCAAAATCAGGACTTAATGATATTAGCATATGTGAACTTAAACTTACTTTAGCTAAACCACAGACCTTTATTACATTAAATACAAATGAAGTTGAAAAGTGGTTGAACATATTAGAACCTTCAGTTGGTAGTGTGTTACATGAGGTCTCCCTTATTCAATATGTGAAGGTGATATTTAAAAACAAAAAGGTTACTTTATCCTTTCGAGTACAGGACTCAAGCTATATAGCAATTAACTACTCAGAGCACGTACTTGATAAAAAAGAACGTGAAGATTTTAAGTTGTTGTTTAGGAATACGTATGGACTTACCATCTTGTCAAAAGCACAATACTACTGTCTATCGGCAAATAATTACTAACCTGCTTGAGTGGAATACTTCTCATGATTCACCTAGTCAGGATTTTTTAGAAGTTGCACAATACTTATCAAGCCTTGGGTTTTTAAGTTTAAGAGAATATTATTTTATAGTCTGTGCTAATGATACAGATGATTCTGATTTTCGTGTAATAGATTCTTTCTGTAACAATAGACTAGAAATCGCAAGTGACTACGATGAGGAATATGATGACCCAATAATGTGTGACCTATGTAATCGTGATATCCTGCCTGATACCTATGAGAAGCAACGTTACCATTCTCTAGAGATAAATGTTAATCATTTGAAAGTTATTGAATGGTTTGAAGAACAATTGGCAAATTTGAACATCACTTCGAATAAAGTAGCAACAGGGGTTTATTATGTTATTGTTGGCACAAGCCTTGTCAGCTTAATTATTCCGGATTGTTGTTCTGATAAATCATATCTAACTTTAGATAAGCTCAAAACTAATCCTACTGTTTTGATCAGTTTCAATGAAAAAAACCTTAAACCATTGTTAAACCTGTACATTATTCCCATGGCTGATTTAATTTGTGGATATCGAACTTTAAATGAAATATTAAATGAAACAGTTGAAAAAGGAGTACCAAAGTTATTACCTAACGTTTCTTTTCAGGCGCTAAATTGCTATCCTTATATTCCACTACAACAAACCAAACTAGCAACTCAAGAAAAGATTCTGCAATTACGAATCAAAAACGGTGGCATTTATATCAATGACATAGAGGTTGTCAATAAGCAATCTAAGTTAGGAATGAATATCTTTTTTGTTCTTCTTGAACAATTCTGGTGCGATTTTAAAGAAGGCATTTCTTCAGGGCAACATAAAGCATTAACTATTGAACAAATTGCAGATTACCTGGGAAATATTTCCGATGCTGAACAACAAATTCGTAAACCGATAAATAGAATGCAAAGAACCATGGTAGATAAGTTAGCTATAACCTTAGGCATGAATGTAAAAAGAGATGATATTATTCAAACTCTACCATGGTCTGGAATAGGTATCAAGGAATATGGCTATAGACTTAATCCTTCCACTCTCAGCCTTAAGAAGTAGCACAAGTGCTGCACCACTGGCTATTTACTTTGCTAATCTGCATAGCTGGAATAGATTCACCATTTCTCAGTTCAAATATCAATTTGTGTTGTTCATTATCTTTCATCATCATCACGCCTGAAGTATATAAACTCCTTAAGGCAGAAGCACCGCTGAAACTTTGAAATGGCTCTTCTGACAATGATCTCTTTGATACTTTTTTGGTATTGTGCGTTAAGATAATACCACATCTAGGGTTTGTCATCGCTCGTAACTTTTCAACTCTATCTTTAAAAAAACAGAACACGGAGCTATTGCTATTCTCTTCTTTGTATTTATTAAAATCAAAAATACTGCGTAGCGTATCTATAGCAATAATATCTACTTCTTTTACATTTAATGTTTTTGCCATAATATTACCGATTTTTTCTACTCCTTCAGAATCTAAAAGTAGCTTTGTCTTTGGAGTAATAATTAAATTTTCTGATACTAATTCTAAAGATTTTTCATCAAATTCCAGTTGTTGCAGCCGCTCCTTAATGTAGTGATACTCAATATCAGTTTGAAGATAGAATATTTTCAATGGTTTAGATGGAATCATGCCTAAAAATGGTAATCCTGCGGACATATATGCTAACCAAGAGAGTAAGAGGTCGGTTTTTCCTACTTTTGGTGCTCCTCCTAGTAATAGCATTCCTCCAGGCGTTAAAATCCTTGGTGAAATTATGTCTTTTGGTAATGGGGATTTATCTTTTAAATATTGTCTAGCTGGAAATGCTTGTATATTCATTTGGTTTGATGCAAATAGTTGTTTCACATCTATCCCTTCTTCATACCCCTCAGGTATACTGTGCAATATTCCTAAATTAGCTAGTTCAGCAGCAATCTTTTCAGCATATTTTTCATCCTTATCCGGCAAAATTATTACTTGTTTACCAGTTAATACAGACCAATCAGTTTCACTGATAGATCCATATACACCAAGCATCACAGTTGTTGCCATAATTCCGTGCTCTATTAAGGCTTCAGCTCTTTTCTCTCCTTTTACTATTACTAGCTCATTGGACCTAATAATACCAGGTATGTTATATAGTGGTTTTAAGCCCTTGCCAGAAGTTTTCGGATACCAAACATGTCTGTAATTGTTTCTGTAGAGATATGCATATGCTATCACTTTGTTATTCTCGTCAAGATAACTATATCTTGCAGTTATATGTTTATTGAGCCATTTGTTTATAACTCCAGAAAGTCCAGCTTTATCAGCAACTAAACTCCAAAGTGTGACAATATTACCATTGTTTCCACTATTTAGGCCATACCAGCTTCCTATCTTACCGCCTGCAACTTCAACTATAATTTGATCTCCACTGATATTTCCAATATAGAATTTCTTCTTGAAAAATTTACCGCCAGGCAGTAAATAAAATAAACATGCTTTGATGTTATGCAGTAGTAAAAATTCCATTTCTCCAGTAATACAAAATTCCATAAGTCCTCCAATTCTAAAAGACACAATTTAAAATGGCACCCAATCAACTTCAGGTTGCTCTGGGATAATAACCGTAGCAATCTTGTTTTTTTCTCCATATCGATCAGCTTCAATACCAACTTTTGCAGTAAACTCTAACCCGTTAAAATCAGCTATAGAGTTGACTTTTCTAGCAATAACTGCTTTTTCTGAAGTGTCATTTGAATGAATGTTCCGTGCTGACTCTAAAATACTTCTAAGCATAGAACGACCAGATTCTGCCCAAACATCTTCTTCTTCAACGCTTGCTTTGCCACTTTTAATGCCAATTACTTGAAAAATCTTACGTTTTGCATATAGACCTTCAGTGACAGTAAATTCAGCGTTTAAATAGATGCTGCCAGTAGTGTAGCTTTTCGTGAACCAATTTTCATAACCTCCAGGCTTTATTGCCATTTTTACCTTGACTGTTGTACCTCTCGGTATTAGACTGCTCTGCAGTTTCGCGTTATTAAAATCAGTTAAAAAATCTGTTAGCATATTGTTCCCTATAAATTAAGTAAAAAAAAGAATCAACTCCATTGGTCTACAAGTTTCCAACGACCATTTATCTTATCGACAAGCTTGCTTGCCACACGTTCACCATTTCGCAGCTCAAACACTATTTGACGGGTAGTGCTTTCTTCATCATGAGCAAACATCACCATGCCAGTGCTATAAAATCCACGTAAAGATCCAGCACCGCTTAGGCCTTGAAATGGATCTTCTTCCAGCATCTTTTTGGACAGTTTTTTTGTGTGGTGGGTGAGGATTATACCTGCATCTGGATTAATAATGTTCCTCAGTCTTTCAAGCGTTTTTTGCAAAAAGAATAGCATAGCGCTGTTGTCATTTTCATTACCATATTCACTTGAGTTAAAAATGTTACGAAGAGGATCAATCGCAATAATATCAGGTTTGAAACGCTCTTTAACAACATTTTTAATTTCATCTATTTCTTCACTACTAAATGATAATTGCACTCTTGGCGTGATAATTAAGTTATTGGCAGCTACATTCAAAAGTTCGTTATCCAGTTGAAGTTGTTGCAACCGTTCTTTCATATATTCATACTCAATTTCAGTTTGCATGTAGAAGATTTTCAAAGGTCTACTTGGTGTCATACCGAGAAATGATCTACCAGCAGCCATGTAAACAAGCCAAGAGATCAAAAAGTCACTTTTGCCGATTTTAGGTGGGCCACCCAGCACCAATAGACCTCTTTTTGTTAAAATCCTTGGTGAAATTATATCTTCTGGTATTGGCGATTGATCATTCAAGTATTCTTTCACACTGAAAAAGGGAATTTTTTGACCGATATTGAAAAAGCTTTGTTCCATAATAATTTCTCCAATTTTTAATTAAACAATAGGAGCCAAAGTTTTGGCTTTAATTTTCGCAAGTAATTTACCCAGATGCGGCTCTTCAACCATATTAAGGCAACCACTTCGATCTTTAGCTGGGTATCCCCAAGAATTAATGTTATGACAGACAAATGAACGTACTTCTGTGCCATTATCTTTCTTAATTCCAACCATGCTGATCACCTCATCAACAATGCCTGGAATCTCACTAGCGGTTTTAGCTCCTTCACATTGAGGTAGCCAAATTGGACGATTGCAGTCATCGAGATATTGACCTAATGTTCCAACTATGATAGTGTCTTTGTCTCTGATATGTTGAAATTGATTGAGCCAAGCCATCATCTCTTGAGCAAGTAATCCATGGGCAGCTCTCATATCCTGTTTTCCCGATCTCTCAGAAAAAGCTTCAGGTTGCATTTTTGCCCATAATAGACATAAACGTGAAGCAACGGTTATACTGTCCACAAAGATGCATCGGTATTTAGAAACTTCAGAAAGAAGATTTTTATACTTACCAGATACATGTTCATGGTGTCTTTGGCTGTATGCTTGATCAGACCTCAGCGCAGGATTAGGCCCACCAATAAGACAAGCAATGTCTCTAGCTTCATTCCAAGTGCGAATATTGATTGAATCTCCTTTCCAATCCTGAACAGCAAGAAGTCCTGCTTCAAAATCAAGGCAAAGCGTTGTCGATTCAACAAGAGTTTTAAGCAGGCTAGTTTTACCGATTCCATAAGGTCCAAAGATTACCATTTTCACACCTGTGACTGTTTTTATTCTTTCTTCGTTATTTATTATTTTTAGAGTCATAGTTTTTACCCCCTATATATATAAGTTCAACATTTAGCGCATATGTGTTCACTATTTTTTACGAGATATAAGTTTTTAGATGTGGAAATTTTTCACCTATTCGTTTAAGAATCTTGTAGATGGTTGTTCTCGATAAACCAGTAATTTCAGAAACTTCAGCTACATTATAAACTTTGAGTTTTTCACAAAGATCTTGCCAACGTGGTGGTAACTGTTTAATAAGATCTTCAACATCTGAACATGCTGCAACTTTGCTTTCAAAATCACAATTTTTATCAACTAAACTATCCAAGATTTCATTGTCAAGAAAGGTAATATCTCCACCATATTTCATACGTTGTTTTTTGTTTATAAGGTTAACAACACGATTTTTGATCACTTTGTCTGCAAAGTAGGAAAAACTGCTTTTGCTTTTCTCATGTTGCTCGAGGCAAGGCCAGATCTCACAAAAAAGTTCTTGTTCTATATCTTCAAGAGTGTCATGAGCAAAACATCTGAAAGACTTCATGTATTTAGCATAATCTCTTACCTTTTTAACTAATATATAATTAATCTTAGAGTATTTATTTTTAGACTTCATAAAGCTCCATAAACAGTTATATGGCTTAAGAATGAAGTCTATTGACTCAATCTTGCAGGGCATGGAAGAAACTCAGTCCCCTATGTAGAAAAATTAACTTATTGATATTCAGGTGTTTTTTGTTAAAGCATCCCCCATCTGCAAAATTTGTTCAGACATACTTATAGATGTTTTTATATTGGAGACTAGTTCTTCTTTGAGTTATTTCCGTTTTAAGTTTTCTCAATAAGGCATTCATATAAATTTTTTTTCTTTACAGTGAATAAAAATAACGGTAAACTTACTTGTAAGTTTATTTTGTAACAATAGAATTGTTTAGAATGCCTTCTATTTGAGCTTTTAAGAGATTTACAAGCATTAATTAAAAAAAAGATGACTTCTTTATCTGAATTACAAATAGTGTTTATAAGGACCTCTTAAAGAGTTTTAAAGGGTAAGGAAATTTTGTCACCGTCCTTATGGTAGAGGTAACAAGAATTGGCTATTGCAGAAATGACCTTTCAAAAAATCTCTAACCATTTGTTCTTTAGGCTTGAAAAATTTTCTCTGCAATCAACAAAAAAAACATAATCACAGGTAATAAATAAAAATTTTGGTAAAAGTAATGCCTTTTTATGAGGTTTGAAGTTTCAGTAAGTCAAGAATCGTTTTAAAAATAATTACTGGCATTTTTTCTTGTTAGTTTTCATGACACTAGTAGTATGTGTTTCTATTCTAATATTTATTTATATTACTTTATATATCTACGTATGTATTATTTACATATATTATATAATATATAGGTTTTCGGAAATTGGAAAGCAGCTATTCTAGCGGGTTTGAGTGTTACCAAATTGACTAAATTTTTTAAAAATGGAAACGTAACATTATTTATGTTTAGTAGCTGAAAGTTGGCGAATTTCAATAAGTTAGCTGCAATACAATCTCATTTCCAAAACTTGGTAAATTCTCCGGAAACGTTGGAAATTGGGTAAGTCCGGAAATCATTTTTGCTGTA
This genomic interval from Wolbachia endosymbiont (group A) of Rhinocyllus conicus contains the following:
- a CDS encoding AAA family ATPase; amino-acid sequence: MEFCITGEMEFLLLHNIKACLFYLLPGGKFFKKKFYIGNISGDQIIVEVAGGKIGSWYGLNSGNNGNIVTLWSLVADKAGLSGVINKWLNKHITARYSYLDENNKVIAYAYLYRNNYRHVWYPKTSGKGLKPLYNIPGIIRSNELVIVKGEKRAEALIEHGIMATTVMLGVYGSISETDWSVLTGKQVIILPDKDEKYAEKIAAELANLGILHSIPEGYEEGIDVKQLFASNQMNIQAFPARQYLKDKSPLPKDIISPRILTPGGMLLLGGAPKVGKTDLLLSWLAYMSAGLPFLGMIPSKPLKIFYLQTDIEYHYIKERLQQLEFDEKSLELVSENLIITPKTKLLLDSEGVEKIGNIMAKTLNVKEVDIIAIDTLRSIFDFNKYKEENSNSSVFCFFKDRVEKLRAMTNPRCGIILTHNTKKVSKRSLSEEPFQSFSGASALRSLYTSGVMMMKDNEQHKLIFELRNGESIPAMQISKVNSQWCSTCATS
- a CDS encoding helicase RepA family protein gives rise to the protein MEQSFFNIGQKIPFFSVKEYLNDQSPIPEDIISPRILTKRGLLVLGGPPKIGKSDFLISWLVYMAAGRSFLGMTPSRPLKIFYMQTEIEYEYMKERLQQLQLDNELLNVAANNLIITPRVQLSFSSEEIDEIKNVVKERFKPDIIAIDPLRNIFNSSEYGNENDNSAMLFFLQKTLERLRNIINPDAGIILTHHTKKLSKKMLEEDPFQGLSGAGSLRGFYSTGMVMFAHDEESTTRQIVFELRNGERVASKLVDKINGRWKLVDQWS
- a CDS encoding ATP-binding protein, which codes for MTLKIINNEERIKTVTGVKMVIFGPYGIGKTSLLKTLVESTTLCLDFEAGLLAVQDWKGDSINIRTWNEARDIACLIGGPNPALRSDQAYSQRHHEHVSGKYKNLLSEVSKYRCIFVDSITVASRLCLLWAKMQPEAFSERSGKQDMRAAHGLLAQEMMAWLNQFQHIRDKDTIIVGTLGQYLDDCNRPIWLPQCEGAKTASEIPGIVDEVISMVGIKKDNGTEVRSFVCHNINSWGYPAKDRSGCLNMVEEPHLGKLLAKIKAKTLAPIV
- a CDS encoding RNA polymerase sigma factor, which gives rise to MKSKNKYSKINYILVKKVRDYAKYMKSFRCFAHDTLEDIEQELFCEIWPCLEQHEKSKSSFSYFADKVIKNRVVNLINKKQRMKYGGDITFLDNEILDSLVDKNCDFESKVAACSDVEDLIKQLPPRWQDLCEKLKVYNVAEVSEITGLSRTTIYKILKRIGEKFPHLKTYIS